The following proteins come from a genomic window of Citrobacter europaeus:
- the rlmG gene encoding 23S rRNA (guanine(1835)-N(2))-methyltransferase RlmG — protein MSHTDNGFRSLTLKRFPETDDVNPLLAWEAADEYLLQQLDDTEISGPVLILNDTFGALGCALAEHTPYSIGDSYLSELATRENLRHNDIAESSVKFLDSTAEYPQAPGVVLIKLPKTMALLEQQLRALREVVTPQTRIIAGAKARDVHTSTLELFEKVLGPTTTTLAWKKARLINCTFSKPELAAASQTLSWKLEGTDWTIHNHANVFSRTGLDIGARFFIEHLPENLEGEIVDLGCGNGVIGMTLLAKNPEASVVFVDESPMAVASSRLNVESNMPEALDRCEFMINNALSGVEPFRFNAVLCNPPFHQKHALTDNIAWEMFHHARRCLKINGELYIVANRHLDYFHKLKKIFGNCVTIATNNKFVVLKAVKTGRRR, from the coding sequence ATGAGCCACACAGACAACGGTTTCCGTTCACTGACACTTAAACGTTTCCCGGAAACGGACGACGTTAACCCGCTGCTGGCGTGGGAAGCGGCGGATGAATATCTGCTGCAACAGCTGGACGATACCGAGATTAGCGGCCCGGTGCTGATCCTGAATGATACCTTCGGCGCGCTGGGCTGTGCGCTGGCGGAACATACGCCGTACAGCATTGGCGACTCCTATCTCAGCGAGCTTGCCACACGCGAGAACCTGCGCCACAACGATATTGCCGAGTCGAGCGTCAAATTCCTCGACAGCACCGCGGAGTATCCGCAGGCGCCGGGCGTGGTGCTGATAAAGCTGCCAAAAACCATGGCGCTGCTGGAGCAGCAACTGCGCGCGCTGCGCGAAGTGGTAACGCCGCAAACGCGCATTATCGCCGGGGCAAAAGCGCGTGATGTGCATACCTCGACGCTGGAACTGTTTGAAAAAGTGCTGGGTCCAACCACCACGACGCTGGCGTGGAAAAAAGCGCGTCTAATCAACTGTACGTTCAGCAAACCTGAGCTGGCCGCTGCCTCGCAAACGCTGAGCTGGAAGCTGGAAGGTACCGACTGGACTATCCATAACCACGCTAACGTCTTCTCCCGTACCGGGCTGGATATCGGCGCGCGCTTTTTTATCGAGCATCTGCCGGAAAACCTCGAGGGGGAGATTGTGGATCTCGGCTGCGGTAACGGCGTTATCGGTATGACGCTGCTGGCGAAGAACCCGGAAGCCAGCGTGGTATTTGTTGATGAATCGCCGATGGCGGTGGCTTCAAGCCGTTTGAACGTGGAAAGTAACATGCCTGAAGCGCTGGATCGCTGCGAGTTTATGATCAACAACGCGCTGTCTGGCGTCGAACCGTTCCGCTTTAACGCCGTGCTGTGCAACCCTCCGTTCCATCAAAAGCACGCGCTGACGGATAACATTGCCTGGGAGATGTTCCACCACGCCCGCCGCTGCCTGAAAATCAACGGTGAGCTGTACATTGTGGCTAACCGTCACCTCGACTACTTCCACAAGCTGAAGAAGATTTTCGGCAACTGCGTAACCATTGCCACCAATAATAAATTTGTGGTGCTGAAGGCGGTTAAAACCGGTCGTCGTCGCTAA
- the uxaC gene encoding glucuronate isomerase, with amino-acid sequence MTPFMTEDFLLDTEFARRLYHDYAKDQPIFDYHCHLPPQQIAENYRFNNLYDIWLKGDHYKWRAMRTNGVAERLCTGDASDREKFDAWAATVPHTIGNPLYHWTHLELRRPFGITGKLLSPATADEIWNQCNELLAQDKFSARGIMQQMNVKMVGTTDDPIDSLEHHAAVAKDGSFDVKVLPSWRPDKAFNIELATFNDYMAKLGEVSDTDIRRFVDLQTALTKRLDHFAAHGCKVSDHALDVVLFAESNESELDSILARRLAGETLSEHEVAQFKTAVLVFLGAEYARREWVQQYHIGALRNNNLRQFKLLGADVGFDSINDRPMAEELSKLLSKQNEQNLLPKTILYCLNPRDNEVLGTMIGNFQGEGMPGKMQFGSGWWFNDQKDGMERQMTQLAQLGLLSRFVGMLTDSRSFLSYTRHEYFRRILCQMIGRWVAAGEAPADIQLLGEMVRNICFNNARDYFAIELN; translated from the coding sequence ATGACCCCGTTTATGACTGAAGATTTCCTGCTGGACACCGAATTTGCCCGCCGTCTGTATCATGATTACGCCAAAGACCAGCCGATCTTCGATTACCACTGCCATTTACCACCGCAACAAATCGCTGAAAACTACCGTTTTAATAACCTGTATGACATCTGGCTGAAGGGCGACCACTATAAGTGGCGTGCGATGCGCACCAATGGCGTCGCTGAGCGCCTGTGTACCGGCGATGCGTCCGATCGTGAGAAGTTTGACGCCTGGGCCGCGACCGTACCGCACACCATCGGTAACCCGCTGTACCACTGGACCCACCTCGAACTACGTCGTCCGTTTGGTATTACAGGTAAGCTGCTGTCTCCTGCGACTGCCGACGAAATCTGGAACCAATGCAACGAACTGCTGGCGCAGGATAAATTCTCCGCGCGCGGCATCATGCAGCAGATGAACGTGAAAATGGTTGGTACCACCGATGACCCGATCGACTCTCTGGAGCATCACGCGGCCGTTGCTAAAGACGGAAGCTTTGATGTGAAAGTGCTGCCGAGCTGGCGTCCGGATAAAGCTTTCAACATCGAACTGGCAACCTTTAATGACTATATGGCGAAGCTGGGCGAAGTGTCCGACACCGACATTCGTCGCTTCGTAGACCTGCAGACCGCGCTGACCAAACGTCTGGATCACTTCGCGGCTCACGGCTGTAAAGTCTCTGACCACGCGCTGGACGTGGTGCTGTTTGCTGAATCTAACGAATCTGAACTGGATAGTATTCTGGCGCGCCGCCTGGCGGGTGAAACCCTGAGCGAGCATGAAGTAGCCCAGTTTAAAACTGCCGTACTGGTGTTCCTCGGCGCAGAATACGCGCGTCGCGAATGGGTACAGCAGTACCACATCGGCGCGCTGCGTAATAACAACCTGCGTCAGTTCAAACTGCTGGGCGCGGATGTTGGCTTTGACTCCATCAACGACCGTCCGATGGCCGAAGAGCTGTCCAAACTGCTGAGCAAGCAGAACGAACAGAACCTGCTGCCGAAAACCATTCTGTACTGCCTGAACCCGCGCGATAACGAAGTGCTGGGCACCATGATCGGCAACTTCCAGGGCGAAGGTATGCCGGGCAAAATGCAGTTCGGTTCCGGCTGGTGGTTCAACGATCAGAAAGATGGGATGGAACGTCAGATGACGCAACTGGCCCAGCTTGGCCTGCTGAGCCGTTTTGTCGGCATGCTGACCGATAGCCGTAGCTTCCTGTCATACACGCGCCATGAATACTTCCGTCGTATCCTGTGCCAGATGATTGGCCGTTGGGTTGCTGCAGGTGAAGCACCGGCAGATATCCAGTTGCTGGGCGAAATGGTCAGAAATATTTGCTTTAACAATGCGCGTGATTACTTCGCCATTGAACTGAACTAA
- the exuR gene encoding transcriptional regulator ExuR, producing MEITEPRRLYQQLAADLKERIEQGVYLVGDKLPAERFIADEKNVSRTVVREAIIMLEVEGYVEVRKGSGIHVISNQPKHYVAPDENLEFASYGPFELLQARQLIESNIAEFAATQVTKQDIMKLMEIQEKSRNEKSFRDSEWDLQFHVQVALATQNSALAAIVEKMWTQRIHNPYWKKLHDHIDLRTVDNWCDDHDQILRALIRKDPHAAKLAMWQHLENTKQMLFNETSDDFEFNADRYLFTENPVVHLDTAANGAK from the coding sequence ATGGAAATCACCGAACCACGACGTTTGTACCAACAACTTGCCGCTGATCTGAAAGAACGCATTGAGCAGGGCGTCTACCTGGTGGGTGATAAACTCCCCGCCGAGCGCTTTATCGCCGATGAAAAAAATGTCAGCCGCACCGTGGTTCGTGAAGCGATCATCATGCTCGAGGTTGAGGGCTACGTTGAAGTGCGTAAAGGATCGGGGATCCACGTCATTTCGAACCAACCTAAACATTATGTCGCGCCAGATGAAAATCTGGAGTTCGCCAGCTACGGTCCTTTTGAGCTGCTCCAGGCTCGCCAGTTGATTGAGAGCAACATTGCCGAGTTTGCCGCCACTCAGGTGACCAAACAGGACATCATGAAGCTGATGGAAATTCAGGAGAAGTCGCGTAACGAAAAAAGCTTTCGTGACTCCGAGTGGGATCTCCAGTTCCATGTGCAGGTCGCGCTGGCAACGCAGAACTCCGCTCTGGCCGCGATTGTTGAAAAAATGTGGACTCAACGTATTCACAACCCCTACTGGAAGAAACTACACGACCACATCGACCTGCGTACGGTAGATAACTGGTGTGACGACCATGACCAGATCCTGCGGGCGCTGATTCGCAAAGATCCCCATGCCGCCAAGCTGGCAATGTGGCAGCACCTTGAGAACACCAAACAGATGCTGTTTAACGAAACCAGCGATGATTTTGAGTTCAATGCTGACCGTTATCTTTTTACTGAAAATCCCGTTGTTCATCTCGATACGGCGGCTAACGGCGCAAAATAA
- a CDS encoding altronate dehydratase family protein codes for MQYIKIHALDNVVVALADLAEGTEVTVDGQAVTLRQAVSRGHKFALRDIAKGENVIKYGLPIGHTLVDVAAGEHIHAHNTRTNLSDLDTYSYHPDFQAEVAQPADRDVQIYRRANGDVGVRNELWILPTVGCVNAMARQMQNRFLKETNDAEGIDGVHLFSHTYGCSQLGDDHINTRTMLQNMVRHPNAGAVLVVGLGCENNQVDAFRETLGGYDPERVHFMVCQHQEDEVEAGIEHLHQLYNVMRNDKREPGKLGELKFGLECGGSDGLSGITANPMLGRFSDYVIANGGTTVLTEVPEMFGAEQLLMDHCRDEETFGKLVTMVNDFKQYFIAHDQPIYENPSPGNKAGGITTLEDKSLGCTQKAGSSQVVDVLRYGERLKTHGLNLLSAPGNDAVATSALAGAGCHMVLFSTGRGTPYGGFVPTVKIATNSELAAKKKHWIDFDAGQLIHGKAMPQLLEEFVDTIVDFANGKQTCNERNDFRELAIFKSGVTL; via the coding sequence ATGCAATACATCAAGATCCATGCGCTGGATAACGTCGTGGTAGCGCTCGCTGATTTGGCTGAAGGAACCGAAGTCACCGTTGATGGGCAGGCGGTAACCCTGCGTCAGGCGGTCTCTCGTGGCCATAAATTCGCTTTGCGCGATATTGCGAAAGGCGAAAACGTCATTAAATACGGTTTGCCAATTGGCCATACGCTGGTGGACGTTGCGGCGGGTGAGCATATTCATGCCCACAACACGCGCACGAATCTGAGCGACCTGGACACGTATAGCTACCACCCTGATTTTCAGGCGGAAGTTGCCCAACCGGCGGATCGCGATGTACAGATTTATCGCCGCGCGAACGGTGATGTCGGGGTACGTAACGAACTGTGGATCCTACCGACGGTAGGCTGCGTCAACGCCATGGCGCGTCAGATGCAGAACCGTTTTCTGAAAGAGACCAACGATGCCGAAGGTATTGACGGCGTGCATCTCTTCAGCCACACCTACGGCTGTTCGCAACTGGGCGACGACCACATTAACACCCGCACGATGCTGCAAAACATGGTGCGTCACCCGAATGCGGGTGCGGTGCTGGTGGTGGGCCTTGGTTGTGAAAACAACCAGGTTGATGCCTTCCGTGAAACCTTAGGTGGGTACGATCCTGAGCGCGTTCACTTCATGGTCTGCCAACATCAGGAAGACGAAGTGGAAGCGGGGATTGAACATCTTCATCAGTTGTACAACGTGATGCGTAACGACAAGCGTGAGCCAGGTAAACTGGGCGAGCTGAAGTTTGGTCTGGAATGCGGCGGCTCTGACGGCCTGTCCGGTATTACCGCCAACCCGATGCTGGGCCGTTTTTCGGACTACGTGATTGCCAACGGCGGTACCACCGTGCTGACCGAAGTGCCGGAAATGTTCGGCGCCGAGCAGTTGCTGATGGACCACTGCCGTGACGAAGAAACGTTTGGCAAGCTGGTTACCATGGTCAATGACTTCAAGCAGTACTTCATTGCCCACGACCAACCGATTTACGAGAATCCATCCCCGGGCAACAAAGCGGGCGGTATCACCACGCTGGAAGACAAATCTCTGGGCTGCACGCAAAAAGCGGGATCCAGCCAGGTGGTGGACGTACTGCGCTATGGCGAACGCCTGAAGACGCACGGCCTGAACCTGCTGAGCGCGCCGGGCAACGATGCTGTCGCGACCAGTGCCCTCGCGGGCGCGGGATGTCATATGGTGCTGTTCAGTACCGGTCGCGGTACGCCGTACGGCGGTTTTGTGCCGACGGTGAAAATTGCCACCAACAGCGAACTGGCAGCGAAGAAAAAGCACTGGATCGATTTTGACGCCGGACAGCTGATCCACGGCAAAGCGATGCCGCAGTTACTGGAAGAATTTGTCGATACCATCGTCGATTTCGCTAACGGCAAGCAAACCTGCAACGAGCGGAATGATTTTAGAGAGTTAGCGATATTTAAAAGCGGCGTAACACTTTAA
- a CDS encoding Gfo/Idh/MocA family oxidoreductase, producing MIRFAVIGTNWITRQFVDAAHETGKYKLTAVYSRSLEQAQTFANDYPVEHLFTSLEAMAQSEAIDAVYIASPNSLHFPQTELFLRHKKHVICEKPLASNLTQAEAAIACARENQVVLFEAFKTASLPNFLLLQQSLPKVGRIRKAFINYCQYSSRYQRYLDGENPNTFNLAFSNGSIMDIGFYCLASAVALWGEPQSVQASASLLESGVDAHGVVVLNYGDFSVTLQHSKVSDSVLASEIQGESGSLVIEHISECQKVCFVPRGGKTQDLTTPQHINTMLYEAEAFAHLVESGEVDHPALTVSRITAKLQTEIRRQTGVIFPADEAVASLTA from the coding sequence ATGATACGTTTTGCAGTAATTGGCACAAACTGGATCACTCGCCAGTTTGTCGATGCCGCCCATGAAACCGGCAAATATAAGTTAACCGCAGTTTATTCCCGTAGCCTTGAGCAGGCGCAGACCTTCGCCAACGATTACCCCGTCGAACATCTGTTTACTTCGCTGGAAGCGATGGCGCAAAGCGAGGCAATCGACGCTGTCTACATCGCCAGCCCAAACTCCCTGCACTTCCCGCAGACCGAGCTGTTTTTGCGGCATAAAAAACATGTTATTTGCGAAAAGCCGCTGGCCTCAAACCTGACGCAAGCCGAAGCCGCTATCGCCTGCGCGCGCGAAAATCAGGTTGTACTGTTTGAAGCGTTTAAGACCGCCAGCCTGCCTAACTTCCTGCTGTTGCAGCAATCGCTCCCCAAAGTTGGAAGAATCAGGAAAGCGTTTATCAATTACTGCCAGTACTCCTCGCGTTACCAGCGCTATCTGGACGGTGAAAATCCGAACACGTTTAATCTGGCATTCTCCAATGGCTCGATTATGGATATCGGTTTTTACTGCCTGGCCTCGGCGGTTGCGCTGTGGGGCGAGCCGCAGAGCGTTCAGGCCAGCGCCAGCCTGCTGGAAAGCGGCGTGGACGCTCACGGCGTGGTGGTGCTGAATTACGGTGATTTCAGCGTTACGCTCCAGCACTCAAAAGTAAGCGACTCGGTATTAGCCAGTGAAATTCAGGGCGAGTCGGGATCGTTGGTCATCGAGCATATCTCCGAGTGTCAGAAAGTGTGTTTCGTTCCTCGCGGGGGGAAAACGCAGGATCTGACGACGCCTCAACACATCAATACTATGCTGTATGAGGCAGAGGCTTTTGCTCATTTGGTTGAATCCGGCGAAGTGGATCACCCGGCACTGACCGTCAGTCGTATCACCGCCAAACTGCAAACGGAGATTCGCCGCCAGACCGGCGTGATTTTTCCGGCAGACGAAGCGGTAGCATCGCTGACTGCGTAA
- a CDS encoding YgjV family protein: MTAYWLAQGVGVIAFLIGITTFFNRDERRFRLQLAVYSATIGVHFFLMGAWPAGMSAELNTIRTLVSMHTRKLWVMTVFIILTLVLGLAKLQHAMELLPIIGTLASTWALFRCQGLTVRCVMWCATACWVIHNFWLGSIGGTMIEGSFLVMNGLNIIRFRRMQKRGIDPFKIEKSVQEENPSAR, from the coding sequence ATGACCGCGTATTGGCTGGCCCAGGGCGTAGGTGTCATCGCCTTTCTGATCGGCATTACCACCTTTTTCAATCGCGATGAGCGCCGGTTCCGGCTGCAACTCGCCGTCTATAGCGCCACCATTGGCGTGCATTTTTTCCTGATGGGCGCCTGGCCTGCAGGAATGAGTGCCGAGCTTAACACCATCCGCACACTCGTCTCGATGCATACCCGCAAACTGTGGGTAATGACCGTTTTTATTATCCTCACCCTGGTTCTCGGGCTGGCGAAATTACAGCATGCGATGGAACTGTTGCCGATAATCGGCACGCTGGCCAGCACCTGGGCGCTGTTTCGCTGCCAGGGGTTAACCGTGCGCTGCGTAATGTGGTGCGCAACCGCCTGCTGGGTTATCCATAATTTTTGGTTAGGGTCGATTGGCGGGACGATGATCGAAGGTAGCTTTCTGGTGATGAACGGCCTGAACATTATTCGCTTCCGGCGGATGCAAAAACGCGGCATTGATCCATTCAAAATAGAAAAAAGCGTACAAGAAGAGAACCCCTCCGCCCGATGA
- a CDS encoding M48 family metallopeptidase — MNQLTYLQGYPEHLLSQVRTLIAEQRLGAVLEKRYPGTHDFATDKALWQYTQDLKNQFLRNAPPLNKVMYDSKIHVLKNALGLHTAVSRVQGGKLKAKAEIRVATVFRNAPEPFLRMIVVHELAHLKEKEHDKAFYQLCCHMEPQYHQLEFDTRLWLTQQSLKQTA, encoded by the coding sequence ATGAACCAACTAACTTACCTCCAGGGCTATCCGGAACATTTGCTTTCTCAGGTGAGAACGCTGATAGCTGAACAGCGCCTGGGCGCAGTGCTGGAAAAACGCTATCCGGGCACCCACGATTTCGCCACCGACAAAGCGCTCTGGCAATATACGCAGGATCTGAAAAATCAGTTTCTGCGCAATGCCCCGCCGCTGAATAAAGTCATGTATGACAGCAAGATCCACGTTCTGAAGAATGCGTTGGGGCTGCATACCGCCGTTTCTCGCGTGCAGGGCGGTAAGCTCAAAGCCAAAGCGGAGATCCGCGTCGCCACCGTCTTTCGCAATGCCCCGGAACCCTTTTTGCGTATGATCGTCGTTCATGAACTGGCGCATCTGAAAGAAAAAGAGCACGACAAAGCGTTTTACCAGCTGTGCTGTCATATGGAACCTCAGTACCATCAACTGGAGTTCGATACCCGCCTGTGGTTAACGCAACAATCGTTAAAGCAAACTGCGTAG
- a CDS encoding TerC family protein, whose protein sequence is MNTVGTPLLWGGFAVVVVIMLAIDLLLQGRRGAHTMSMKQAAAWSIVWVTLSLLFNAAFWWYLAQTQGRAVADPQALAFLTGYLIEKSLAVDNVFVWLMLFSYFSVPPALQRRVLVYGVLGAIVLRTIMIFAGSWLITQFEWLLYVFGAFLLFTGVKMALAKEDASGIGDRPLVRWLRGHLRMTDTIEDEKFFVRKNGLLFVTPLMLVLILVELSDVIFAVDSIPAIFAVTTDPFIVLTSNLFAILGLRAMYFLLAGVAERFSMLKYGLSVILVFIGIKMLIVDFYHIPIAISLGVVFGILFVTLIVNAWVNHQHDKKQQIQ, encoded by the coding sequence ATGAATACTGTCGGCACACCGTTGTTATGGGGTGGCTTCGCTGTCGTGGTGGTTATTATGCTGGCCATCGACCTGCTGTTACAGGGTCGTCGTGGCGCGCATACGATGTCGATGAAGCAGGCTGCGGCCTGGTCAATCGTCTGGGTAACGCTGTCGTTACTGTTTAACGCCGCCTTCTGGTGGTACCTGGCCCAAACCCAGGGCCGCGCCGTTGCCGACCCGCAGGCGCTGGCGTTCCTTACCGGCTATTTGATCGAAAAATCGCTGGCGGTAGATAACGTCTTTGTCTGGTTAATGCTGTTCAGCTACTTCTCCGTACCGCCTGCGTTGCAGCGTCGGGTGCTGGTGTATGGCGTGTTGGGCGCGATTGTTCTGCGTACGATCATGATCTTCGCCGGCAGTTGGCTTATCACCCAGTTTGAGTGGTTGTTGTACGTGTTCGGCGCATTCCTGTTGTTTACCGGCGTGAAGATGGCGCTGGCGAAAGAAGATGCCTCCGGTATTGGCGACAGACCGTTAGTACGCTGGCTGCGCGGCCATTTACGCATGACCGATACCATCGAAGATGAAAAATTCTTTGTGCGTAAAAACGGCCTGCTGTTTGTCACGCCGCTGATGCTGGTGTTGATTCTGGTTGAACTGAGCGACGTTATTTTTGCCGTCGACAGTATCCCGGCTATCTTTGCCGTCACCACCGACCCGTTCATCGTGTTGACCTCGAACCTGTTTGCTATTTTGGGTCTGCGCGCGATGTACTTCCTGCTGGCAGGCGTGGCGGAGCGTTTCTCCATGCTGAAGTACGGTTTGTCGGTCATTCTGGTATTTATCGGTATTAAGATGCTGATCGTCGATTTCTACCATATCCCGATCGCTATCTCGTTAGGCGTAGTATTTGGCATTCTGTTTGTGACGCTGATTGTGAATGCGTGGGTCAACCACCAGCACGATAAAAAGCAGCAAATTCAGTAA
- a CDS encoding MFS transporter, which translates to MRKIKGLRWYMIALVTLGTVLGYLTRNTVAAAAPTLMEELHISTQQYSYIIAAYSAAYTVMQPVAGYVLDVLGTKIGYAMFAVLWAVFCGATALAGSWGGLALARGAVGAAEAAMIPAGLKASSEWFPAKERSIAVGYFNVGSSIGAMIAPPLVVWAIVMHSWQMAFIISGALSFIWAMSWLVFYKHPRDQKKLSDEERDYILNGQESQHKNSTAKKMSLGQILRNRQFWGIALPRFLAEPAWGTFNAWIPLFMFKVYGFNLKEIAMFAWMPMLFADLGCIVGGYLPPLFQRWFGVNLIVSRKMVVTMGALLMIGPGMIGLFTSPYIAIALLCIGGFAHQALSGALITLSSDVFGRNEVATANGLTGMSAWLASTLFALVVGALADTIGFSPLFAVLAVFDLLGALVIWTVLQNKSASEVDSGSQTGDPATQN; encoded by the coding sequence ATGCGTAAAATTAAAGGGTTACGTTGGTACATGATCGCACTGGTGACGCTTGGCACCGTGCTGGGTTACCTGACACGTAACACTGTGGCGGCAGCTGCGCCAACTCTGATGGAAGAGTTACACATCTCCACTCAACAGTATTCCTATATCATCGCAGCGTATTCTGCTGCTTACACCGTAATGCAACCCGTTGCCGGCTATGTGCTCGATGTGCTCGGCACTAAAATTGGTTACGCGATGTTCGCCGTTCTGTGGGCCGTCTTCTGCGGCGCGACCGCATTGGCTGGCAGTTGGGGTGGACTGGCGCTGGCGCGTGGCGCGGTAGGTGCCGCTGAAGCCGCGATGATCCCCGCAGGTCTGAAAGCCAGCTCCGAATGGTTCCCGGCTAAAGAGCGTTCAATTGCCGTAGGTTACTTTAACGTGGGTTCTTCTATCGGCGCGATGATTGCTCCGCCGCTGGTCGTCTGGGCTATCGTCATGCACAGCTGGCAGATGGCATTCATTATTTCCGGTGCGCTGAGCTTCATTTGGGCGATGTCCTGGCTGGTGTTCTACAAACACCCACGCGACCAGAAAAAACTGTCTGATGAAGAACGTGATTACATTCTGAATGGTCAGGAATCACAGCATAAAAACAGTACCGCGAAGAAAATGTCCCTCGGTCAGATCCTGCGTAACCGTCAGTTCTGGGGTATCGCGCTGCCGCGTTTCCTGGCAGAGCCGGCCTGGGGTACTTTCAACGCCTGGATCCCGCTGTTCATGTTTAAAGTCTACGGCTTTAACCTGAAAGAAATTGCGATGTTTGCCTGGATGCCAATGCTGTTTGCTGACCTGGGTTGTATCGTAGGGGGTTATTTACCGCCGCTGTTCCAGCGCTGGTTCGGGGTTAACCTGATCGTTTCGCGTAAAATGGTCGTCACCATGGGCGCATTGCTGATGATTGGCCCAGGGATGATCGGCCTGTTCACCAGTCCGTACATTGCTATCGCTCTGCTGTGCATCGGCGGCTTTGCTCACCAGGCGCTTTCTGGTGCCCTGATTACGCTCTCTTCTGACGTATTTGGTCGTAATGAAGTGGCAACCGCAAACGGTCTGACCGGTATGTCCGCCTGGCTTGCAAGTACGCTGTTTGCACTGGTCGTTGGCGCGCTGGCTGACACCATCGGCTTTAGCCCGCTGTTCGCCGTACTGGCGGTATTCGACCTACTCGGCGCGTTAGTCATCTGGACGGTATTGCAGAACAAATCGGCCAGCGAGGTAGATTCGGGTTCACAAACCGGCGATCCCGCGACGCAAAATTAA
- the sstT gene encoding serine/threonine transporter SstT, with protein sequence MTTQRSSGLLSRLAQGSLVKQILIGLVLGILLALVSKPAAEAVGLLGTLFVGALKAVAPILVLMLVMASIANHQHGQKTNIRPILFLYLLGTFSAALAAVVFSFAFPSTLHLSSSAGDIVPPSGIVEVMRSLLMSMVSNPIDALLNANYIGILVWAVGLGFALRHGNETTKNLVNDMSNAVTFMVRLVIRFAPIGIFGLVSSTLATTGFATLWGYAQLLAVLVGCMLLVALVINPLLVFWKIRRNPYPLVLACLRESGVYAFFTRSSAANIPVNMALCEKLNLDRDTYSVSIPLGATINMAGAAITITVLTLAAVNTLGIPVDLPTALLLSVVASLCACGASGVAGGSLLLIPLACNMFGIPNDIAMQVVAVGFIIGVLQDSCETALNSSTDVLFTAAACQAEDERLANNALRG encoded by the coding sequence ATGACTACGCAACGTTCATCGGGGCTACTCTCGCGTTTGGCGCAAGGGAGCCTGGTTAAACAAATTTTGATCGGTTTGGTACTGGGGATTTTACTGGCACTGGTGTCAAAACCTGCGGCAGAAGCCGTTGGTTTGCTGGGTACGCTGTTCGTCGGCGCATTAAAAGCTGTCGCGCCAATTCTGGTTTTGATGCTGGTGATGGCTTCTATCGCCAACCACCAGCACGGGCAAAAAACTAATATCCGCCCAATCCTGTTCCTCTATCTGCTCGGAACATTTTCCGCAGCGTTAGCAGCCGTTGTCTTCAGTTTCGCCTTCCCATCCACACTGCATCTTTCCAGTAGCGCCGGTGATATTGTGCCGCCGTCTGGTATCGTCGAAGTGATGCGCAGCCTGCTGATGAGCATGGTTTCTAACCCAATTGATGCCCTGCTTAACGCCAACTATATCGGTATTCTGGTATGGGCCGTCGGTTTGGGCTTTGCGCTGCGCCACGGCAATGAAACGACCAAAAACCTGGTTAATGATATGTCCAACGCCGTCACCTTTATGGTAAGGCTGGTGATTCGTTTCGCGCCGATCGGGATCTTCGGCCTGGTTTCCTCCACGCTGGCAACCACCGGTTTTGCCACGCTTTGGGGCTACGCTCAACTGCTGGCCGTGCTGGTAGGTTGTATGCTGCTGGTGGCGTTGGTAATCAACCCGCTGCTGGTATTCTGGAAAATTCGCCGTAACCCGTATCCGCTGGTGCTGGCTTGTCTGCGCGAAAGCGGCGTGTACGCTTTCTTTACCCGCAGTTCCGCGGCAAATATTCCGGTGAATATGGCGCTGTGTGAGAAGCTGAATCTGGATCGTGATACCTATTCGGTCTCTATCCCGTTGGGCGCCACCATCAATATGGCAGGCGCGGCGATCACCATTACCGTGCTGACGCTGGCGGCGGTGAATACGCTGGGTATTCCGGTCGATTTACCGACGGCGCTGTTACTGAGCGTGGTGGCTTCGCTGTGCGCCTGCGGCGCATCGGGCGTGGCGGGGGGTTCTCTGCTTCTGATCCCACTGGCGTGTAATATGTTCGGTATCCCGAACGACATCGCCATGCAGGTTGTTGCCGTTGGCTTTATCATCGGCGTATTGCAGGATTCCTGTGAAACGGCGCTGAACTCTTCGACAGACGTCCTGTTTACCGCTGCGGCCTGCCAGGCTGAAGACGAGCGTCTGGCAAATAACGCCCTGCGCGGCTAA